The genome window GTACAAGCGCCGTCGATGGCTGGTCAGCCTCGATCGACCGATCGGGCGAGTCCCCCTGCGGGCGGCGCCACTCAGACCACACAGATTCCCGGTACCGCAACGTCCCGCACTCGGAATACTGATCGGTAGTGTCGTAAGTGACTAGGTTCGATGGTGGCGGGCTGCCATATAGTGGGCAGGAGATCAATCATGCGAACCTCGTTTTTCTCACTGCCTATCATTATCGGAATCGCCGCGCTCTTGTGGTTCGGGGCTCAGGCTGCGGATGTACTTCGTGAATACCCGCGCGTGCAGAATGCGGACAGTTTGCCTGGTGAGCTGCTGAGGATAGGCCCGGTCAGCGACAATCCTCCGCCGATCTACTGGATTCAGACCCGGATGTCGCAGGTTCAGGCGCGTAAGACCAAAGGCATGCTCCACAGATATGCACCTGTTCCGTGGGACCAGGTGACGGGCCGGTGGGTCCTGATGGTCATGGCCCACCAGGGGGAGTTCGACCGCAAGTTTCTGACTGATGAGGAGTTGCGGCGTCTCGGGTACTGGACCCAGTTCGTCCGAGCAGAGTTCAGAGCGCGCTTCGGAGCGATGGCTGAAGTCTGGTTCGTCGAGCTGGGCGAGGTCAGCAATCCCGTCGCCGGCATCGGCAGCAACGCGTTGCTTCATGGTTGCGGTCGCACCGGTTCGAGTTGGTGCATGGACCGGTTCCTGATTTCGCAGGTCGCGGGAGACGCCGACTACGCAGATGGGCAGTGGGCGTCGGTCCCGGCATGGCTGATGCAAGTGGTCCACCCGCAGCTGGAGCTGGATGATGTAGAGGCTGCTCGGGCGATGCTCAATAGGTCCATGTCGCCGTGCCTATTGGCTGTAGATCCTTCGGGCGTTCTCTGGGCACTTGATGATCGCACCGCGAGCTGCATTGGAGATCGCGGGGTACAGCAAGTCTCTGACAGGATCGAGGAACTAGCAAAGCGGTGGGAGAGGACTCAGTGACTTTTGATTCGAAGGACTTCGCAATTCCGAATCGTCAGCTTCGTACTCGGATACTGCTGGCCACCGTTCTTGCGCTCGCCGGTGGGACAGCATGGACGTACGGAAGTGACCCGGCATCTGCTGCCTACGATTGGCACATGGTTTTGCAGGACGCTGCCGATCGGATGAACGCACTGCGTCGAATTGGCTGGACCGCCGTTGTCGCCTCGATTTGCGTTCTCCTCGGGAATCCACGACTCATGCTCGCAGCCGCGGCGATTGGCTGGGTCGCGTCATGGGGGCATGTGGAGTATGGCGTTCGCACCGGGTACGAAGGTCAGGTTCACACACGAGATAGCGGCTATGTGATTGGCACGGTTGGCACATTTGGACCCAGCCATCTTCGCGAGCAGGCGGCGCGACTGGAGCGCATTGACGAGGGGCTGGTGCCATTCGCCAAAGCGCTTGCTTCATCGGGGGGCGGAGCAGACCTGATTGCCGGGATCGAAGCTCGAAGCGGCAGCGAACGCGGGCCCATTGATCGCCTTCGCGGACGCTACCAAACCTCGGCGCCGGTCAACTGGAACTCCGTCGCCGACGTGGACCGGGGTTCACCTTCACTCAAGCATCGCGAGATCAGACAACCGCAACTGATTTGCCGGACAGGGAGTGCAGTCTCATGCTGACAGACTATCGTGGTGCTTCCCTGTGGGAGGCTGATATTGCAGCTCGCGTCGGCCGGATACCGCGGCACCAATGTGTTGTATTCGGCTTCGAGGTAGATCTCGCCGAGCCGGACCAGGTTCGTCTCACGCGTCGGCCCTATAGCGTCCAGGACGTGCAGGCTGATATCACGTTCCTGTGCCCGGGCATAGATCCGGCTTCCCGAGCGTGTCGCGCATGGGCTGCGCTTGCCAACGCGGATGTCCTGCCATCGCGCGGATTGATCATCTCCGCGCCCCGAGCTGTCTGGCTACGCATGACCGACGACGACCTTCTCGCGCGTGGAAGCGACGGCGTCAGACCTCGTCGAGTAGGTTTTGGAAGGGCGGTATTGCGGGACCAGGATTGGGATCTCGCTGTCTGCCGCGAGATGCACTTTCATCAGGCGGGGGCGACTCGTGGGCCCTTGCGGCCAGCGCCCTCGGCGTTTGCGGTCGCCGCGGCGTAGAGGATTCCCCTACCAGCCCCGGGTTGGGGCTGGTTGGAAGTTCCTGAGGCCGCTCTGAGGCCTGGTAGCCCCTCTCAACCAACGCCAACAGTAATGCTGTGCGGGTATTGCGCGGCTCACGACCATAGACTGCGCTCAGGTTCGGGTGCAGGTCATCATTGATGCGAACGTGGCCGACGAACTTGGTCGGCTTGAGTTGCGAGGCCCTGAACAAAAGAGCGGCACGATCCGGAAGGTCGGCTGCTGCACGTTCGGCGTAAGCGGCCGCGAGCGCCGGCACGAGTGAAGGCGACGCAATGGCATCAAAATGTTCGACGAGCTCATTCTGCTGCGTAGGGTCGATCAGCAAACGTGGCCGCCTCATGCCGAACCACTCCGCGGGACGCTACGCTGACCAGCATAGTGCCGTGCAGCACGGAGGTAACCGCGGGCATTGGCCAGGTGTGGCGCGTCCGGGATCATGATCCGCGCCTTCGCGAACTCCTTCATGAGCTCGTCGCGACACAACGCTGCCCCGCCCCCAGTTACGATGAGAGCGTCGAGTGAGGTCGCATTGGTCCAAAGGTCAATGACGATGTCTGCCACGGCCTGAACCACCAATCGCTTTGACTCTGCAATGGGTCGCTCGAGCGAAAGCACCTGCTTCCCGTCACGTACTTGCCCAGCGGCCATAACGGCGGGCATGTCGGCAATTCGGGCCGCAATTCCCTTCCCGCGAATATAGCTATGCAGATACTCGTAGGCCCTACTGACCCCTCGTGGTTCGCTCGCATGCACAGTCCAGGATACCTTGGCGTGGTTGAGCTCGATCGCGTCGACCGTTCCACCGCCAATGTCGACGATGCCGACACGCGTATTCTCGAACCCTTCCTGAGCATTGCCGGCATCGTCCATCGCCAAGTAGAAGTAGCTGCCAACCGGCTGGGGGATGATCCGGAGCACTTCAAGGTTGATGCCGCATGAACTCCAACTCTGCAGGGTCTTCTGAAGCTGTTCCTTGTGCTCGGCGTGGTATCGGACAGGAAGTCCGGTAACGATTCGTGCGGCGCGTGTGCCCATCTGGTCGAGAATGTAGCGAGTAAGCACTCGGAACTCAGGCTGGCGGTACCACGAGGAGTCGACCTCGGGGAGTCTCGCTCGAGCAAGCCGATGTGCGTCGTCCCCCACAAGCCACTGGACCTTCTCGTCTACGATGAGCTTTACGCGATCGAGTGCCATAGCGTTGTCATTGACGCGCGCAGTCCAGCTTGGAATGCATAGTTCGTGGCCAGCGTCCGATACACCCTTTGTCTGGCCAAAGCCGACGTCAAAGCCAATTAGCGGTACGGATTTCATCGTTAGTTCTCGTGGTAGTAGTAGGGTTTCACCGCCTTGGCGGCTCTGAGGAGCTGTTCCGTGAGATGTCGTCTGTGGGACCGCTGATTCCAGATCTGTTCGGCGAGAGCGACGATCCGACTGAGGTCCCCGCGGTAAGCAATTCGCGACAGGAAGGCCTTGGTGATCGGGCTGCGTTCGCCACGGGCACCGCTAACACGGCGGCTGTGGGTTCTCGTCCCGTTGCGGATGGTCAGAAAGAACCAGGGTCCATGGGGGCCGTGTGGGAGAAACGGATGGATGGGCTCCGGTTCCCAGCGAACCATCAAACCGCCTTGAGCCCTCTTCGTGGTTGCGTTGAAGTTGAGCATCATTTCGTCGAGGGTGGCTTCAACGCTAGCTATCTCATCGACAGTCCGAATCAGCATCGTTGAAAGAGCTGCAAGGTAGACTGACGCATCGGGTGGGACAGCAATGTCGGGGACCAGGTCGTCGGCAGGAAAGGCCTTCAGGAGCCGCTGGAGAGCCAGCCTGCAGATCTTTCGATCCGCGAGAGCGTCGAGTAGCCGGTCGACGGCCGCACGCTGCACCTCCCGGTATCCAGGAAGGCACCGTTGGGCGAGGGAGTTGGCCGTTACCCGACGAAGCTGAATACGCTTCCCCTGTCGGTAGTGAGTCCATCGGATACCAGAGGGTCCAACCAGCGACGGGCGCTTCTGGGACTGCCACCGCCCAGCAACGACCGACTCAGGCTTGTACCGCGCCGACTCGGATACCTGCTCCAGCAGCTCGCTGGACACTGCATTTATATAGGCCCACTGCGAGCCGAGCTGCTTCATCACCTGGGCCAGGTGCTCGGCCTTGCGAGTCCGATCGTCCCTGGAACGGTAGAGGCGGGCAAGGAAGGCGCGAACGCGAGCATCGGTATCGGTCATGCATCCTTAGACGACCACCAATCCCGTCGAGGCGATGATGCTCAATCAATAGGTGTGTTCTGGCTAGCGCCGCAGATTGCTCCTAAATGACCTCAAATTGCTCCGCTGAGATACCAAGGGGTCCTCTGGGAGAACTAGCGACGCGGAATGTTGCTCCTGGGGTGCCATAAAAGATTGCCGAACGCTGGCTGATGCCGATGGTTGCCGGTGGTTGCGCACTACTGGCCGGGAAGGCGTACAGACGTCTCCCGAGAAGCACAGATCTCCGTTAGTGCCGTGAAATGCCAGCTTGGTGCCGCAGAATGCCAATTAGGGCGATAACAAGCGGATTACGCACGGAATGCGCAGATGCATGGGGGATTTTTGCGCGGACGCGGAGCGTTGAAGCCGCTCCAATCTTATATTCCGTAAAAAGTTCAGCTTGTGGCTAACGATAGCTGCTGGACTTCGACCAGTCGGCCGAGGACAAGCGCCGATATGTTCCTGCTGGGCTCCACAGCGGCGTAGCAGAGCGCTTGGTGATCGTGCCTGCACTGGAAGGTGATGAGCCCTTTGCTCCTGCTGGTCCGCTTCTCAGCGACTACTACATGGGCCGGTTCGCTGGTCGGCTGCACTAGATAGACACCTCCTCGCTCAGGCTCGCGGTCACGGTCTGACAAGCCAACAGAGCAAAGTGCTGACCGAAGACCAAGTGGGGTCATCATTTCCCAGGCAACGCGTATCCGAACGGGCAAGCTGACATCGCCTTTGTACGCGGCCGTCAGTGCAAGCTGGAGTGACTCCTCAACCCGAGGGCCAGCCAACATGAGTGCCCTCTCCCTGGCGTTCAGCAGCAAAAACTCGGCCCATTCAGACTGTGGGAGCCTGACTGTCGGGAGATCGATGCATGCCGGCTCCACCATCGCTGGAATCAGGGTCCGATCCCTTTGATGGAGCCTGGCAACCGCATTCAAAGCGAATAGGCCAGGCAGATCGCGGCTCGGCACTGAGAGTAGCGAACAAAGCCTGAGGAAGTGCCTTTCGCTGGCTCCAGGCTGTGAACCACTGCTGAGGCGCTTCAGTTGGGGGATCGAGATATCAAGGAGCTCGGCCAATTGCTCGAATTGGTGGGTCTTCCTGAGCATTGAAATCAGGACACTTGCCGGAGTTGTGGGTAGCGCTTTCGACGGACGGGGCAATCCTGAATTCCTCTTTTGGTCTACTTTTCTGGTTGTCAACCATGCCCCCTAGTGTTATAGGATCAAAACATGATCCCTGGGGAGGGAATGTACCAAATGGCTCAATCGCAGGTAGCTGCTGTGCAGCAGCTTCAGGATGAGAGGTTCATCGCGAGCGTTGCACAGGAAACAGGCGTCAGCGCCGAGGCGTCGCGACGGGCGCTGACCGTCATCAATGCCGGGCTCAATCGTTGGACGCGAGCGCTGATGTCCAAGGTCTGTCGGGCGCCGATGTCGTATCGGGACTTTGCTGAGGAATACGAGGCCGACATCCGGTGGCTCATATGGAGCACCCTAGTTCGGTACGTGCCCCAGATGGCAGCAACCTACCCGGATGATGACGAGTTGGGCCGACGGGTCAACGTCTACGCCAGCCAGGTTCTCAGCAAAACAGCACGCCAGGCGTTCTATGCCTCGATCAGCAGCTGTGGCAACTGGTCGTTGAGCCTCGGAACGGCGGGTGAAATTCAATACTGGAACACCGGAGCGCGTGCTCATGCTGACGTGGCACACGACGCAGAGGGTGGCGTCCACGGAATGGACCCTGCTGTCTTGCTTGAGGCACTCGAGGACGAGACCCTTGAACGCGCAGAGGTTGAGCGTCGCATTGAGGAACTGAGACCGACCTTGACCGCGGTGCAGTACAGAACATTGCGGCTGGTGCTGGTGGACCGATTGGAGTTGAGTGTCGTTGCCGCTACTTGCGGTGAAAACACATCGGTAAAGGCTGTGAACAGGCGCCTCGATCGCATCCTGGAGCACCTCGCTGGCAAGCCGAAGAAGCCCTCCAAGGCCAAGGCTGCGCTCATTCACGGAAAGCTCGCCGACCTGAAGTCCTCCAGCAGCAGCACCTGAGCGACGGGGATGCGGGTGCCATCCGAACACCATCAAATCTGTCACCGCCTGCCGGCGGGCCTATCGGCCCGGCCCTGCGGCCGGCGTATCGGCCCGCTGAAGCGGGCCTGTCCCCTTCGGGGCGCCGTCCTCGGACTGCCTGTCGCCACCCCGCTGGCGCGGGGACCCCGGCGCCATGGCCCCGGCCGGCTGCCTACCCGACTCTGCAACGGTTGAGCCTCACCTGGGGCTTGGTTCATTCACCACCGTAGTCCGCGCCCCGGCCATGCCGGACTCTCGCCCGGCCTGGGTCGGGTCGCGCCGACCGTTGCGATCGCTTGATGGTTCGATTGCTTCCACCGCCTGCCGGCGGGCCTATCGGCCCGGCCCTGCGGCCGGCGTATCGGCCCGCTGAAGCGGGCCTGCCCCCTTCGGGGCGCCGTCCTCGGACTGCCTGTCGCCCTCCCCGCTGACGCGGGGGCCCGGCGCCATGGCCCCGGCCGGCTGCGTTGCGCCATTACCCACCGGCGGAGAGAAGATGCTGGGGAGGTGCTGCAGTGTGAGCTTTCACGCGCCCCGGCCACGCCGGACTCTCGCCCGGCCTGGGTCGGGTCGCGCCGACCGCACCGCGCCACCGATCAACCGCTCATCTCCCCGGCTACTGGCGGGCCTGTCGGCCCGGCCCTGCGGCCGGCGTATCGGCCCGCTAACGCGGGCCTGTCCCCTTCGGGGCGCCGCCCTCGGACTGCCTGTCGCCATCCCCGCTGACGCGGGGGCCCGGCGCCATGGCCCCAGCCTACCGCTGGGCGTGCCTACCGCCAGACCAACGCACTCTGCCGGCGTTGGCCGGCGGGGGCACTGCCTGACG of Flagellatimonas centrodinii contains these proteins:
- a CDS encoding ParM/StbA family protein, whose translation is MKSVPLIGFDVGFGQTKGVSDAGHELCIPSWTARVNDNAMALDRVKLIVDEKVQWLVGDDAHRLARARLPEVDSSWYRQPEFRVLTRYILDQMGTRAARIVTGLPVRYHAEHKEQLQKTLQSWSSCGINLEVLRIIPQPVGSYFYLAMDDAGNAQEGFENTRVGIVDIGGGTVDAIELNHAKVSWTVHASEPRGVSRAYEYLHSYIRGKGIAARIADMPAVMAAGQVRDGKQVLSLERPIAESKRLVVQAVADIVIDLWTNATSLDALIVTGGGAALCRDELMKEFAKARIMIPDAPHLANARGYLRAARHYAGQRSVPRSGSA